Genomic window (Streptomyces sp. NBC_01431):
GGGCGAGCCCGCCGCCTACATGCGGCCCAACTTCTTCGTGAACACCCCGGACATCCTGCCCGGCTACCTCCAGCGGGGCGGCCGTCCCGCCTTCGAGGTCCGGGCCGTGCTCGCCGCCACCCTCTCGCCTTCCTGGGGCCTCTACGCCGGGTACGAGCTGTGCGAGAACACCCCGGTCAAGGACGGCAGCGAGGAGTACCTGGACTCCGAGAAGTACCAGTTGCGGCCCCGTAACTGGGAGGCCGCCGAGCGGGAGGGCCGCTCCATCGCCCCGCTGATCACCGCGCTCAACCGCATCAGGCGCCGCCACCCGGCGCTGCGGCAGCTGCGGTCGGTCCACTTCCACGACACCGACAACGACGCGGTCATCGCGTACAGCAAACGCTCCGGATCGAACACCGTTGTGGTGGTCGCCAACCTCGACCCCCACCACACCCAGGAGGCCACGGTCTCGTTGGACATGCCGGCTCTCGGCCTCGCATGGCACGAGGCCTTCCCGGTGCGCGACGAGCTCACCGGCGAGACCTACCACTGGGGCAGGGCCAACTACGTGCGTCTGGAGCCGGGCCGAGCGCCCGCGCACATCCTGGTCCTGCGACCGTCCCCGCCGATCGGAGGGTCACCCACACCATGATCGTCAACGAGCCCGTCCACGACACCTTCGAGGACACCCCCGCCAAGGACCGCGATCCCGAGTGGTTCAAGCGAGCGGTGTTCTACGAGGTGCTCGTGCGGTCCTTCCAGGACAGCAACGGCGACGGCGTAGGGGATCTCAAGGGCATCACCGCCAAGCTGGACTACCTCCAGTGGCTGGGCGTCGACTGCCTCTGGCTGCCGCCGTTCTTCAAGTCCCCCCTGCGGGACGGTGGTTACGACGTCTCGGACTACACCGCGGTCCTGCCGGAGTTCGGCGACCTCGCCGACTTCGTGGAGTTCGTGGACGCCGCCCACCAGCGCGGCATGCGCGTGATCATCGACTTCGTGATGAACCACACCAGCGACCAGCACCCGTGGTTCCAGGAGTCACGCAAGGACCCCGACGGCCCCTACGCGGACTACTACGTCTGGGCCGACGACGACAAGCAGTTCCAGGACGCCCGGATCATCTTCGTCGACACCGAGACGTCCAACTGGACCTTCGACCCGGTCCGCAAGCAGTACTACTGGCACCGCTTCTTCTCCCACCAGCCCGACCTCAACTACGAGAACCCGGCCGTGCAGGAGGAGATCGTCTCCGCACTGCGCTTCTGGCTCGACCTCGGCATCGACGGCTTCCGCCTGGACGCCGTGCCGTACCTGTACCAGGAGGAGGGAACCAACTGCGAAAACCTTCCGGCGACGCACGAGTTCCTCAAGCGGGTACGGGCCGAGATCGACGCGAGCTACCCGGACACGGTGCTGCTCGCCGAGGCCAACCAGTGGCCCGAGGACGTCGTGGACTACTTCGGCGACTTCGCCAAGGGCGGCGACGAGTGCCACATGGCGTTCCACTTCCCGGTGATGCCGCGCATCTTCATGGCCGTACGGCGCGAATCGCGCTACCCGGTCTCGGAAATCCTCGCCAAGACCCCGGCGATCCCGAAGAACGCCCAGTGGGGCATCTTCCTGCGCAACCACGACGAGCTCACCCTCGAAATGGTCACGGACGAAGAGCGCGACTACATGTACGCCGAGTACGCCAAGGATCCCCGGATGCGGGCCAACATCGGCATCCGGCGCAGGCTCGCCCCGCTGCTCGACAACGACCGCAACCAGATCGAGCTGTTCACCGCGCTGCTGCTCTCGCTGCCCGGCTCGCCGATCCTGTACTACGGCGACGAGATCGGGATGGGCGACAACATCTGGCTCGGTGACCGCGACGCGGTGCGCACCCCGATGCAGTGGACCCCGGACCGCAACGCGGGCTTCTCCTCGTGCGACCCGGGACGGCTCTACCTGCCCACGATCATGGATCCGGTCTACGGCTACCAGGTGACGAACGTCGAGGCCGCCATGGCCTCGCCGTCCTCGCTGCTGCACTGGACCCGCCGGATGATCGAGATCCGCAAGCAGAACCCCGCCTTCGGACTCGGCTCGTACACCGAGCTGACCTCCTCCAACCCGGCCGTCCTCGCCTTCCTGCGCGAGGCGGGCGACGACCTGGTGCTGTGCGTGCACAACTTCTCGCGCTTCCCCCAGCCCACCGAGCTGGACCTCCAGGCGTTCAACGGCCGCCATCCGGTCGAGCTGATCGGCGGAGTGCGCTTCCCGGCGATCGGCGAATGGCCGTATCTGCTGACCCTGGCCGGACACGGCTTCTACTGGTTCCGGTTGCGCAAGGACGCCGCCGCCACCTGACCCCGCGCCTCGGGGCGGGGCGGTTTCCACCGCTCCGCCCGGGGCACTCTGAACCCCGTACCCCGCGCGCCGCCGGACAGCTTCTGTTGCAATCCGGGACACTCTGCGCAAATCGATTGTGTGCCCGGGGAAAGGATGCGCCGCCATGCCGAAGGCCGCACCGCCCCGTACCACCCGCCTCGAACCTGCCCGGCTGCTGACCTCACTCGCCCCGCTGCTGCACGAATGGCTGCCCCGGCAGCGCTGGTTCGCGGGGAAGGGCCGACCGGTCACCGACTTCGACCTGGTCACCGCGACCGAGCTGCTGCCGGGCGTGCTGCACCTGCTCGTCCGTACCGAACAGCCGGTGCTCCGAGCTCCCGGCGAAGTCGCCGCGCCGACGCCCGCCGACTGCTACCAGCTTCTGATCGGGGTGAGCGACCAGCTCCCGCCGCGCCTCGCGCCCGCGCTGATCGGCCGGGCGACCACCGGCCCGCTGGCCGGGGGCACGGTGTACGACGCCCTCCAGGATCCCCGTTCCGCCGGGCTGCTCCTGGAACGGCTGCGCTCCCCGGGCACGGTGGGGCCGCTGCGCTTCGAAGGCGCCCCGGACGTCGACGTCCCGCCCGGACTCACCCCGCGCCTGCTCGGGGTGGAGCAGTCCAACTCCTCGCTGGTGTACGGAGATACGTTCATCCTGAAGGTCTTCCGCCGGGTGCAGCCGGGCGTCAATCCGGACCTGGAACTGCCCTGGGCCCTGGCCCGCCGGGGCTGCGCCCGGGTGCCCGCCCCGGCCGCCTGGTTCCGCACCTGTGAGCCCGAGGAGGCGACGCTCGGCGTGCTCCAGCCGTTCCTGCGCGGCGCCGACGA
Coding sequences:
- the treS gene encoding maltose alpha-D-glucosyltransferase — translated: MIVNEPVHDTFEDTPAKDRDPEWFKRAVFYEVLVRSFQDSNGDGVGDLKGITAKLDYLQWLGVDCLWLPPFFKSPLRDGGYDVSDYTAVLPEFGDLADFVEFVDAAHQRGMRVIIDFVMNHTSDQHPWFQESRKDPDGPYADYYVWADDDKQFQDARIIFVDTETSNWTFDPVRKQYYWHRFFSHQPDLNYENPAVQEEIVSALRFWLDLGIDGFRLDAVPYLYQEEGTNCENLPATHEFLKRVRAEIDASYPDTVLLAEANQWPEDVVDYFGDFAKGGDECHMAFHFPVMPRIFMAVRRESRYPVSEILAKTPAIPKNAQWGIFLRNHDELTLEMVTDEERDYMYAEYAKDPRMRANIGIRRRLAPLLDNDRNQIELFTALLLSLPGSPILYYGDEIGMGDNIWLGDRDAVRTPMQWTPDRNAGFSSCDPGRLYLPTIMDPVYGYQVTNVEAAMASPSSLLHWTRRMIEIRKQNPAFGLGSYTELTSSNPAVLAFLREAGDDLVLCVHNFSRFPQPTELDLQAFNGRHPVELIGGVRFPAIGEWPYLLTLAGHGFYWFRLRKDAAAT
- a CDS encoding maltokinase N-terminal cap-like domain-containing protein, with translation MPKAAPPRTTRLEPARLLTSLAPLLHEWLPRQRWFAGKGRPVTDFDLVTATELLPGVLHLLVRTEQPVLRAPGEVAAPTPADCYQLLIGVSDQLPPRLAPALIGRATTGPLAGGTVYDALQDPRSAGLLLERLRSPGTVGPLRFEGAPDVDVPPGLTPRLLGVEQSNSSLVYGDTFILKVFRRVQPGVNPDLELPWALARRGCARVPAPAAWFRTCEPEEATLGVLQPFLRGADDGWTLALASLAQGRAFTGEAYELGRATAEVHLSLAEAFPRVTLGRPQTALLAAAMTERLDATARAVPALVPYVPGLRAAFEAVSALDSAGTAQRVHGDLHLGQALRPAEGPWSVIDFEGEPARPLAERRRPQPPVRDVAGMLRSFDYASRSAGPANARWAEECRAAYCAGYASRSGWDPRESPELLRAYETDKAVYEVLYEARHRPDWLPVPMAAIHRLAKS